One part of the Phoenix dactylifera cultivar Barhee BC4 chromosome 4, palm_55x_up_171113_PBpolish2nd_filt_p, whole genome shotgun sequence genome encodes these proteins:
- the LOC120110592 gene encoding uncharacterized protein LOC120110592: MRGGCIADRGSCGTGFDSASGSVRTKKFRTKGSELADRKGEKNKAMPRAPSIRCSSIDEALSFSSRAQHPKEQSSSFFQGKAAHKKGLARQKSGSFANEVQNQQGFVERRECTTGAQPHFFVGEIEWSSSRSSRQRKKEKFLYSLFVLRHYGFGVDPGNKEGIHKKKGSNTMIKYYPHD; this comes from the coding sequence ATGCGAGGAGGATGTATAGCTGATAGAGGATCTTGTGGAACAGGATTTGATTCTGCAAGCGGTTCGGTACGAACGAAGAAATTTCGAACAAAAGGATCGGAACTCGCTGATAggaaaggagagaaaaacaaaGCAATGCCAAGAGCTCCGTCAATCCGCTGTTCTTCGATAGACGAAGCTCTCTCTTTTTCATCTCGTGCCCAACACCCAAAAGAGCAAAGCTCATCTTTCTTCCAGGGTAAAGCGGCGCATAAAAAAGGGCTGGCCCGTCAAAAGTCCGGTTCCTTCGCGAACGAAGTTCAGAATCAACAAGGGTTCGTAGAACGAAGGGAGTGTACAACTGGGGCGCAGCCCCACTTTTTTGTTGGAGAGATAGAATGGAGTTCTTCACGAAGTTCGAgacaaaggaaaaaagaaaagtttctCTATAGCCTCTTCGTTTTGAGACATTATGGCTTTGGGGTCGACCCCGGTAACAAAGAAGGAatccataaaaaaaagggatccAACACCATGATAAAATACTACCCTCATGATTAG